The Stratiformator vulcanicus genome has a segment encoding these proteins:
- a CDS encoding sugar phosphate isomerase/epimerase family protein yields MNFSRRNFLGTATAGAVGLGLGVSSAAADHHESGNDSLYKISLAQWSFHKAHFGGEMTNLEFPQAAKDLGIGAVEFVNRFMFDKAENEKYLAELKSRLQDADVKALLIMIDREGDLGDPDDEQRDTAINRHKKWVVAAKELGCHSIRVNAASRGSFIEQVELAADGLGRLTEFADQHGINVIVENHGGLSSNGAWLSTVMEVVNHPRCGTLPDFGNFKISSDDEYDKYKGVAQLMPYAKAVSAKSYDFNAAGDETTIDYLRMMGLVTGWGYNGYVGIEYEGNRLGEKAGITATKKLLERVRAELHGHA; encoded by the coding sequence ATGAACTTCTCTCGTCGAAACTTCTTAGGAACTGCGACAGCTGGCGCCGTCGGCTTGGGTCTCGGGGTGAGTAGTGCCGCTGCCGATCATCACGAGTCTGGCAACGATTCGCTTTATAAGATTTCGCTGGCCCAATGGTCATTTCACAAAGCCCACTTCGGCGGTGAGATGACAAACCTCGAGTTCCCGCAGGCGGCGAAAGATCTCGGCATCGGCGCGGTTGAATTCGTTAATCGATTCATGTTCGACAAGGCTGAGAATGAAAAGTACCTCGCCGAATTAAAGTCACGCCTGCAGGATGCGGACGTTAAGGCGCTCCTAATCATGATTGACCGCGAAGGCGATCTGGGCGACCCGGACGACGAGCAGCGCGATACCGCTATCAACCGCCACAAAAAATGGGTCGTCGCGGCGAAAGAGCTGGGCTGTCATTCCATCCGCGTCAATGCCGCCAGTCGCGGCAGCTTCATCGAACAGGTTGAACTCGCCGCTGACGGCCTTGGGCGGTTGACGGAGTTCGCCGATCAACACGGTATTAACGTGATTGTTGAAAATCACGGAGGACTCTCATCGAACGGCGCTTGGCTCTCGACGGTGATGGAGGTCGTGAATCACCCACGGTGTGGCACCCTGCCCGACTTCGGGAATTTCAAGATCAGCTCCGACGATGAATATGATAAGTACAAAGGCGTCGCCCAGTTAATGCCGTACGCGAAAGCGGTGAGCGCGAAGTCTTACGACTTCAATGCCGCTGGCGATGAAACCACGATTGATTATCTACGGATGATGGGCCTTGTCACCGGCTGGGGTTACAACGGCTACGTCGGCATTGAGTACGAGGGAAATCGCCTCGGCGAAAAAGCGGGCATCACAGCCACCAAAAAACTGCTCGAACGCGTTCGAGCAGAACTACACGGGCACGCTTAA
- a CDS encoding sugar phosphate isomerase/epimerase family protein, translating to MNSGSQPLLERRNFLAAAAAAGTVALAGNSFADHHSKDAHRPFKISLAEWSLVSLLKGGELDNLDFPKVAKEEFGIDAVEWVNQFFIDKGKDTAYLNQMKTRCDDLGVKSVLIMIDQEGSIGEPDPSDRRKVVEKHFKWVEAAKLLGCHSIRVNAYSKGTFLEQMQYVSDGLRQLCEFADEHDINVIVENHGGNSSNAAWLCAVMELTDHPRVGTLPDFGNFKLGNGKQYDRYKGVMQMMPYAKGVSAKSTRFNDQGEDIDTDYRRMLGIVTGWGYDGYVGIEFGGGNHPKKEGIRLTLELLKKVRSEYSA from the coding sequence TGAATTCAGGATCGCAGCCGCTGTTGGAACGTCGCAACTTTCTGGCCGCTGCCGCCGCTGCCGGGACGGTTGCCTTGGCAGGCAACTCGTTTGCCGATCACCATTCCAAAGACGCGCACCGACCCTTCAAAATTTCGCTGGCCGAGTGGTCGCTCGTCTCGCTGCTCAAAGGGGGCGAACTCGACAACCTCGACTTCCCTAAAGTCGCCAAGGAAGAGTTCGGCATCGATGCCGTCGAATGGGTCAATCAGTTCTTCATCGACAAGGGTAAGGACACCGCCTACCTCAACCAGATGAAGACCCGCTGCGATGATCTCGGTGTCAAAAGCGTGCTGATTATGATCGATCAGGAAGGCTCGATCGGCGAGCCCGATCCATCCGATCGGCGCAAGGTCGTCGAGAAGCACTTCAAGTGGGTCGAAGCAGCCAAACTGCTCGGCTGCCACTCGATCCGCGTCAACGCCTACAGCAAGGGCACGTTCCTGGAACAGATGCAGTACGTCTCTGACGGCTTGCGACAACTGTGCGAATTTGCTGATGAGCACGACATCAACGTGATCGTCGAGAATCACGGCGGGAACTCGTCCAACGCCGCTTGGCTATGCGCCGTGATGGAATTGACCGACCATCCGCGCGTCGGCACCCTGCCCGACTTCGGCAACTTTAAGTTGGGCAACGGTAAGCAATATGACCGCTATAAGGGCGTGATGCAGATGATGCCCTATGCGAAGGGCGTCAGCGCGAAGTCGACGCGGTTTAACGACCAAGGCGAAGACATTGATACCGACTACCGCCGGATGCTCGGGATCGTGACCGGCTGGGGCTACGACGGTTACGTCGGCATCGAGTTCGGCGGCGGCAATCACCCAAAGAAAGAAGGCATCCGCCTGACGCTCGAACTTCTTAAAAAAGTGCGGAGCGAGTACTCCGCTTAA